The following are encoded together in the Lactuca sativa cultivar Salinas chromosome 1, Lsat_Salinas_v11, whole genome shotgun sequence genome:
- the LOC111916824 gene encoding 3-oxoacyl-[acyl-carrier-protein] synthase I, chloroplastic produces MEAQAILLLPVPSAPTIFKSSSPIIMKSQAPIRATRRQLLASHPSAIAPKQEKDAKKRIVVTGMGLVSVFGSDVGMFYDSLLAGESGISLIDKFDASSFPTRFGGQIRGFNSKGYIDAKSDNRLDDCQRYCIVAGKKALEDAGLGNQELSKVEKDRAGVVVGSALGGVTIFSDNVDSLMERGYKKITPFFIPYCISNMGPALLAKDLGFMGPNYSISAACATSNFCFCAAANHIREGKADLMIAGGVDAPIIPVELGGFVACRALSQRNDDPQTACRPWDKDRDGFVLSEGAGVLVMESLEHAMKRDAPILAEYLGGAVNCDAYNITNPRFDGLCVSSCIRSCLVDAGVSAEEVNYINAHATSTVVGDLAEVNALKKVFKSKEGIKMNATKSMIGHCMGAAGGLEAIATIKAIKTGWLHPTINQFNPEPAVEFDTVANEKQQHEINVAISSSFGIGGHNSVIAFSAFKA; encoded by the exons ATGGAAGCTCAAGCTATTCTGCTGTTACCAGTTCCTTCGGCGCCAACAATCTTCAAAAGCTCTTCACCGATAATTATGAAATCACAAGCACCAATCCGTGCCACACGTCGCCAGTTACTAGCCTCCCACCCTTCAGCCATCGCACCGAAACAGGAGAAAGATGCTAAAAAACGGATTGTTGTAACGGGTATGGGTCTCGTCTCCGTCTTTGGGAGTGACGTCGGCATGTTCTACGATAGCCTCCTAGCGGGTGAAAGTGGAATCAGTTTAATAGACAAATTTGATGCTTCATCATTCCCAACAAGGTTTGGTGGCCAAATTCGTGGATTCAACTCAAAAGGTTATATAGACGCCAAAAGTGACAATCGACTTGATGATTGTCAAAGGTATTGTATTGTTGCGGGGAAAAAAGCTCTTGAAGATGCTGGTCTTGGAAACCAAGAACTCTCCAAA GTCGAGAAGGATCGGGCTGGTGTGGTTGTAGGATCAGCATTGGGAGGTGTTACGATCTTTTCTGATAACGTCGACTCTCTGATGGAGAGAGGTTATAAGAAGATTACACCTTTTTTCATACCTTATTGCATATCAAACATGGGTCCTGCGTTACTTGCTAAAGATCTTGGCTTTATGGGACCGAACTACTCCATCTCAGCAGCTTGTGCGACATCCAACTTTTGCTTCTGTGCTGCTGCTAATCATATCCGTGAAGGGAAGGCTGATTTGATGATTGCTGGTGGGGTCGATGCTCCCATTATTCCTGTGGAATTGGGGGGTTTTGTTGCTTGTCGAGCGTTGTCTCAAAGAAACGATGATCCCCAGACTGCTTGTAGACCGTGGGACAAAGACAGAGATGGGTTCGTTTTGAGCGAAGGTGCTGGTGTTTTGGTAATGGAGAGTTTAGAGCATGCAATGAAAAGGGATGCTCCAATACTTGCTGAATACTTAGGAGGTGCGGTTAATTGTGACGCTTATAATATAACTAATCCGAGATTTGATGGGCTCTGTGTTTCATCTTGCATCCGAAGCTGCCTTGTGGATGCTGGTGTATCTGCAGAGGAG GTAAATTACATCAATGCACATGCAACTTCAACGGTGGTAGGAGATCTGGCAGAGGTTAATGCTCTCAAAAAGGTGTTTAAAAGCAAGGAAGGGATCAAAATGAACGCTACTAAG AGTATGATTGGGCACTGTATGGGAGCAGCTGGAGGTCTGGAAGCAATTGCGACAATCAAAGCTATTAAAACAGGATGGTTGCATCCCACTATTAATCAATTT AACCCAGAACCTGCAGTTGAATTCGACACAGTTGCAAATGAAAAGCAACAGCATGAAATCAATGTTG CAATTTCAAGTTCGTTTGGCATTGGTGGACACAACTCCGTAATAGCATTCTCAGCATTTAAAGCATGA